A region of the Gopherus evgoodei ecotype Sinaloan lineage chromosome 15, rGopEvg1_v1.p, whole genome shotgun sequence genome:
GATTGTTGCTGCCCTCGATGGGACCTTCCAAAGGAAGGTAATTTCTCTTTCAGCAATGGGTAACTGGATCCTTCTGAGTTCTTATCTCTGTACCAAATAGCCTGTCTCTTTGCTGCAGGCATTTGGAAGCATCCTGAACCTGGTCCCCTTGGCAGAGAGCGTAGTGAAGCTGAATGCTGTATGCATGGAGTGTTACCGGGAGGCTTCATACACTAAGAGGCTGGGTGCTGAGAGGGAGGTAAGATTCTAGGGAACAAAGATCACTCTAACGGCCTTGAAGGCACCTGTGAGGTGACATGAGCTGCCCATGGTGTGCTCATACAGGAGGAAGGAGCATTCCCTTCTAACATACTCTCCCCTTCCAGGTTGAAGTTATTGGAGGGTCAGACAAGTATCACTCTGTCTGCCGTGTCTGCTACTTCAGGAAGCGACCTCAGCAGGCTGGGCCAGAAAACAAAGAGAACCTGCCTGTGGGGGCCAAACAGGTGGATGCCATAGCCTCTCGAAAGGTCCTGGCTTTGAGACAGATGCCGTGGAGCCCAGCAAACTGAGCAAGGGAGGCTAGAGACTACAACTTTGGGGCTTCTTTAAAGCTGGCTTTCTCCTCTGTTCAGCCTGGAGCTGTCTTGTGGCCTCTCAATGCTACCTGCCAAACCTAACTGCTGCTTGTGTGTGCTGAGCTACAAAGAACCAGGCAAGCCTCCATGTAGAAGGGACAAAAGGGGAGAACAATGACAAACAGGAGTCAGGCAAGCAACCAAGGGGAAAGTCCTCTGCCATGGGATGTGCCCAAGAAATGGGAGGCACTTACGGAGGCAGCCACACTGCACCAGACCCTTGTCCCTGAGTATGGGACTTCCCAATACACCCATCTGTCCAGGCTTCTGAGTAATGAATTCCTCCGAACTCCTGGTTACCCCTCTCAAGCACTTTTGACCTCCCTCTGTGACACTGTTGCTGGGTTTTGCTTGTGTTCTTAAGGACCTTGCCTGTTCCTAACTAGCTCATGGGTTTGACTTGCTGCCTGGGGATGCCCTGTCCCTAGGTGACACTGGGGCAGGAGGACCTCATTGCTTTAGCCCCTTCGTTATATTGCCTCTTAC
Encoded here:
- the TK1 gene encoding thymidine kinase, cytosolic isoform X3; this translates as MRRVRRFQIAQYKCLVIKYAKDSRYCTNGVSTHDRNTMEAFSACYLKDVQQEALGSAVIGIDEGQFFPDIVEFCEAMANAGKTVIVAALDGTFQRKAFGSILNLVPLAESVVKLNAVCMECYREASYTKRLGAEREVEVIGGSDKYHSVCRVCYFRKRPQQAGPENKENLPVGAKQVDAIASRKVLALRQMPWSPAN
- the TK1 gene encoding thymidine kinase, cytosolic isoform X2 is translated as MFSGKSTELMRRVRRFQIAQYKCLVIKYAKDSRYCTNGVSTHDRNTMEAFSACYLKDVQQEALGSAVIGIDEGQFFPDIVEFCEAMANAGKTVIVAALDGTFQRKAFGSILNLVPLAESVVKLNAVCMECYREASYTKRLGAEREVEVIGGSDKYHSVCRVCYFRKRPQQAGPENKENLPVGAKQVDAIASRKVLALRQMPWSPAN